The genomic stretch AAAGCCAGCCTTGGATCCAAGGTGAGTCCGATTCCAGAAGCATTTACACCATGCACTGTATTGCTATGTCGCTGAGGTCCTGGCATTTGAATATGATTAAGCATAGCAGGAGCTTGCATGCTATGCACAGGAATTGGGCCGAAATGAGGTAAAGGCCCATGACAAATGGCAGAATGGCCAGCTTGATAGTCTTGAAGACTACCATTTGGCATGCCTATTGTTCCCGAATGAACAAAGTGACCTGTTAAAACAAGATTTTCCAGTTACATCTCATACTCAAATATTTATATTCTATAGCCAGGGCACAAATTGTAAAGAAATACAGTCAATCTAACTACTGAAGTTACCAAAAATAGTAAGCCACTACTTACGGAATCAAAACCACTGACACGCACAAACAAAAATGCCGCGTTACTTAGCAAAACAACTTTCACTTGTATTAATCAGAAGGTTTACTTACCTGGAGGATTGCGGACTGCATTGTTGTATTCCCAGTGTGGGACTCCATCAGCAATACCATTTGCAGGCTGTGTATTCCATGTATTGCTCTGGCCCATGTGACCAGCTGGAAATACATAGTTACCATAATGTACCAATGATGGGTGAGTAGCCATTGAATTCCTGTTCGGTGCATTAGCAGAAGCAGCATTTGGTGCTCCATGTGATTCAAATGAAGCACTCCAAGGCCCGTGTGCAGGATTCTGAGGCGCATGAGCAGATGAACTTGAGCTTGCAAAACCATGAACAAAATGATGGCCACTCTCCAGTACTGCATTTTTCCTTTTGATGAACTCTCTAGTGGTATCACCAAAATTGCTACTGCTGCTACTATCATCCAGAGTTCCTGTGGCAACTTGGTGATATGAAGATGAGGGTAGTGGATTGCCCAGTCCAAAACTCTGAGTATGTGGAACATATCTGTTTGCGGATGGGGTTGGAATGCTGGGATTGTACATAGTAGATGGGTAGACTGAACTGGGATCAATACCTACATGTGGGTATAAATTTTGACCATGCTGGTGCTGATTATTAATGCTCTCATAGTAACTCCGCAAATCACGAACTCCAACATTGGTAGTATTTCCTGGAATCCCAAAAGCAACTTGCACACCCGGATTGGATAAATTACTCCCAGTGCCTCCATTAGTGAGATTATCAGGTTGAGCTTGAACAAGCCCTCGCTCTGATTCAAGATTCGCAACCTGATGTGTCCAAGAGATATTTCTATGTGACATGATGCCAACACCAATTTCCTTGCTTAAGGCGAA from Lolium rigidum isolate FL_2022 chromosome 4, APGP_CSIRO_Lrig_0.1, whole genome shotgun sequence encodes the following:
- the LOC124707125 gene encoding probable E3 ubiquitin-protein ligase ZFP1; its protein translation is MSHRNISWTHQVANLESERGLVQAQPDNLTNGGTGSNLSNPGVQVAFGIPGNTTNVGVRDLRSYYESINNQHQHGQNLYPHVGIDPSSVYPSTMYNPSIPTPSANRYVPHTQSFGLGNPLPSSSYHQVATGTLDDSSSSSNFGDTTREFIKRKNAVLESGHHFVHGFASSSSSAHAPQNPAHGPWSASFESHGAPNAASANAPNRNSMATHPSLVHYGNYVFPAGHMGQSNTWNTQPANGIADGVPHWEYNNAVRNPPGHFVHSGTIGMPNGSLQDYQAGHSAICHGPLPHFGPIPVHSMQAPAMLNHIQMPGPQRHSNTVHGVNASGIGLTLDPRLAFLYNSGHATGPQIHGFLSNQVNNGSLRMLPYENAALMDLSRFYETDHLIDEHLDMGLDIDSMTYEELVALEEQIGYVSTGLTESYIKENLRLNLYVPGAACMSDQSPLENDACIICQEEYQAREVVGTLDCRHKYHATCIKQWLMVKNLCPICKTTALSADRSSG